The following proteins are encoded in a genomic region of Spirosoma sp. SC4-14:
- a CDS encoding UDP-2,3-diacylglucosamine diphosphatase, which produces MSIIETIPLASGRKAYFASDFHLGTPTPEQSLTRERVIVAWLDTIRKDADVIFLVGDVFDFWFEYKRSIPKGFIRLQGKLAELTDAGMRIILFTGNHDMWMDSYFTQEMGIPVYRQPRVYELAGKRFLIGHGDGLGPGDYTYKKLKRVFESQLARRLFRYIHPDLGIGIAQAWSRRSRIGNQEKGEEHFLGEDREWLMQYCREVEAKTHHDYYVFGHRHLPLDLAVNDHSRYVNLGEWVSAKTYAVFDGKDLVLEKWQPAA; this is translated from the coding sequence ATGTCCATCATCGAAACCATTCCGCTTGCGTCTGGCCGAAAGGCTTATTTTGCTTCTGATTTTCATCTGGGTACGCCAACTCCCGAACAAAGTCTCACTCGCGAACGGGTCATTGTTGCCTGGCTCGATACGATTCGGAAAGATGCTGATGTCATTTTTCTGGTTGGCGATGTGTTCGACTTCTGGTTCGAATATAAACGCAGCATCCCCAAAGGCTTTATCCGTCTGCAGGGAAAACTGGCAGAGTTGACCGATGCAGGGATGCGGATCATTCTTTTTACGGGCAATCATGATATGTGGATGGACAGTTATTTTACGCAGGAGATGGGTATTCCGGTCTATCGGCAACCCCGTGTGTATGAGCTGGCGGGAAAACGCTTTCTGATTGGTCACGGCGATGGTCTGGGCCCTGGCGATTATACATACAAAAAACTAAAGCGAGTCTTCGAAAGCCAACTGGCCCGACGATTGTTCCGCTATATTCATCCCGATTTAGGCATTGGTATTGCCCAGGCCTGGTCGCGACGGAGCCGGATCGGTAATCAGGAGAAAGGGGAGGAGCATTTTCTGGGAGAAGACCGCGAATGGCTGATGCAGTATTGCCGGGAGGTAGAGGCAAAAACCCACCACGATTATTACGTTTTTGGCCATCGTCATCTGCCGCTCGACCTGGCCGTCAACGACCATAGCCGGTATGTTAATCTGGGGGAGTGGGTTTCGGCTAAAACCTACGCTGTTTTCGATGGGAAGGATCTGGTGTTAGAAAAATGGCAGCCAGCCGCGTAA
- a CDS encoding phytase — translation MKTSLPKSQRFAYALAFILTGLLLLTACQHPAAQSTQSETGRPSVVQPIFITDTVRHDTDDPAIWINPKDPTKSLIIGTDKDTDGALYVFDLQGKVISDKVVRPLNRPNNVDIVYGLSLNGQPTDVAVVTERGTSRIRTFRLPDMKPLDQQNLDVFEGETNRLPMGIALYKRSTDGSIFAIVGRKEGPTEGYLWQYRLEDDGTGHIRATCVRKFGIWSGKKEIESIAVDNELGYVYYSDEGVGVRKYYADPERGNAELALFARTGFADDHEGISIYKTGPKTGYLLVSDQGANQFQIFRREGESGHPNEHKLLKVVKVAAQISDGSDVTSVALGKQFPHGLFVAMSEGKTFHYYRWEDIAGNELKYVGRSKHSPPPCAIELARFTILTMA, via the coding sequence ATGAAAACCAGTTTGCCTAAAAGTCAGCGATTTGCGTATGCGCTGGCTTTTATTCTCACCGGCCTGTTGTTGCTAACCGCCTGCCAGCATCCGGCCGCGCAGTCTACGCAATCCGAAACGGGTCGGCCATCCGTTGTTCAGCCCATTTTTATCACCGATACGGTTCGGCACGACACCGACGATCCCGCCATCTGGATCAACCCGAAAGACCCCACGAAAAGCCTGATTATCGGAACCGACAAGGATACCGACGGCGCCTTATATGTATTTGATTTACAAGGAAAAGTAATTTCCGATAAAGTTGTTCGCCCACTCAATCGCCCAAACAATGTTGATATTGTGTATGGGTTGAGCCTAAACGGTCAGCCAACTGATGTAGCGGTTGTAACGGAGCGCGGAACGTCTCGCATTCGCACCTTTCGGCTACCGGATATGAAGCCGCTCGACCAGCAGAATCTGGATGTGTTTGAGGGCGAAACAAACCGGCTGCCAATGGGTATTGCGCTTTATAAACGCTCAACGGATGGTAGCATCTTTGCCATTGTTGGCCGCAAGGAAGGCCCAACCGAGGGCTATTTGTGGCAATACCGACTGGAAGATGACGGTACGGGGCACATCAGAGCCACCTGTGTGCGCAAATTTGGAATCTGGAGCGGCAAAAAGGAAATTGAATCCATTGCCGTCGATAACGAACTCGGCTACGTGTATTATTCCGACGAAGGTGTTGGCGTTCGCAAATACTACGCCGATCCTGAACGGGGAAATGCCGAACTGGCTTTGTTTGCCCGCACAGGGTTTGCCGACGATCACGAAGGCATTTCGATTTATAAAACGGGGCCTAAAACCGGCTATTTACTGGTTTCGGATCAGGGAGCCAACCAGTTCCAGATTTTCCGACGCGAAGGTGAATCAGGCCACCCAAATGAGCATAAACTTCTGAAAGTCGTAAAAGTAGCCGCCCAGATCAGTGATGGTTCCGACGTTACCAGTGTAGCGCTGGGCAAGCAGTTTCCGCATGGCCTCTTTGTGGCTATGTCGGAAGGAAAAACATTTCACTACTACCGCTGGGAAGATATTGCTGGCAACGAACTAAAGTATGTTGGGCGCAGTAAACATAGCCCACCCCCATGCGCAATAGAGTTAGCACGATTTACGATATTGACGATGGCTTAA
- a CDS encoding TonB-dependent receptor: protein MSERQYSEQQTRYGLHAKLDFRLNELNKIQWYNAFINLTNAQIRDTKSTELGIGGFNPVLGNATLGYETRSRLTQQRIYNSTLQGTHQLTDHFGLNWSAVYSKATNEVPDQTYIPLLGIRQNFVETRTTVQDGSRRWEHNSDADVAGYLNLTLKTNLAGIAVEWMAGGLYRDKQRTNFYNNYQLRPANLFAQYGVDFTDYSQISWTIQNPLGSVATALNYDASEKTSSGYLQFRTTDHPLEVTGGVRVEHTDQGYAMKFPIGEDNPTGSQVYTDILPSLNLRYRLHDKTNLRASYFRSLNRPGFFEIVPYRIVYEEYQERGNPKLKRALADNIDLRYEYFPRSLEQFMVGVFYKYLKDPIEYTLQRDAIRGQDIYYSPGNFGNATNYGLELDAIKYFRQFGIKANYTYTHSRITTPKSRRIRNAQGDLETISVNQTRPLYGQSAHVANLSFLYKDSQHGWDGQLAASYTGDRINTVSQFADNDYYQKGFVQMDASAEKRLGHGFIAFAKANNLLNTPMEIYVRSVNSSNAEVPNQDVSGKTLIRRDFYQRSYVLGIRYKL from the coding sequence ATGAGCGAACGACAGTATTCCGAACAGCAAACCCGTTATGGACTCCACGCCAAGCTCGATTTTCGGCTCAATGAACTCAACAAAATTCAATGGTATAATGCATTCATAAACCTGACTAACGCGCAGATTCGGGATACGAAATCGACGGAGTTAGGCATCGGCGGATTCAACCCCGTCCTGGGCAATGCAACACTTGGCTACGAAACCCGGTCGAGGCTCACGCAACAGCGAATCTACAACAGCACCTTGCAGGGAACGCATCAGTTAACCGATCATTTCGGACTAAACTGGTCGGCGGTTTACTCCAAAGCGACCAATGAAGTTCCCGATCAAACCTATATTCCGTTATTGGGTATTCGACAAAACTTTGTAGAAACCCGAACTACCGTTCAGGATGGTTCGCGTCGATGGGAACACAATTCCGATGCCGATGTGGCGGGCTACCTGAATCTTACGCTTAAAACAAATCTGGCCGGCATAGCTGTCGAATGGATGGCCGGTGGGCTCTATCGGGATAAGCAACGCACTAATTTTTATAATAACTACCAGCTACGACCCGCTAATCTGTTTGCTCAGTATGGCGTCGATTTTACAGACTACAGCCAAATAAGCTGGACAATCCAGAATCCACTTGGGTCGGTAGCAACTGCGCTTAACTACGACGCCAGTGAGAAAACCTCATCCGGCTATCTGCAATTTCGAACAACCGACCATCCGCTGGAGGTAACAGGTGGTGTGCGGGTGGAGCATACCGATCAGGGATATGCCATGAAATTTCCCATTGGCGAAGATAATCCAACCGGAAGCCAGGTATACACCGACATTTTGCCGAGCCTCAATCTACGCTACAGATTGCACGACAAGACCAATCTGCGCGCTTCTTACTTCCGATCGCTAAACCGGCCTGGCTTCTTTGAGATTGTTCCGTACCGGATCGTTTACGAAGAATATCAGGAGCGGGGTAATCCAAAACTCAAACGGGCACTAGCCGATAACATCGATCTGCGTTACGAATACTTCCCTCGGTCGCTAGAGCAATTTATGGTAGGAGTCTTCTACAAATACCTGAAAGACCCCATTGAATACACCTTACAACGCGACGCCATCCGGGGGCAGGACATTTACTACTCGCCGGGCAATTTCGGTAATGCGACCAACTATGGTCTGGAACTCGACGCCATCAAATATTTCCGGCAATTTGGCATTAAAGCAAACTATACCTATACACATTCACGAATTACTACGCCAAAATCCAGGCGAATCCGCAACGCACAGGGCGATCTGGAAACAATTTCGGTGAACCAGACCCGTCCACTTTACGGCCAGTCGGCCCACGTAGCCAATCTGTCGTTTCTCTACAAAGACAGTCAGCATGGTTGGGATGGCCAGTTGGCGGCCAGCTATACCGGCGATCGCATCAATACCGTATCGCAGTTTGCCGATAATGACTACTACCAGAAAGGATTCGTTCAGATGGATGCTTCGGCAGAAAAACGACTTGGCCACGGATTCATCGCATTTGCCAAAGCCAATAATCTGCTCAATACCCCGATGGAAATCTACGTACGCAGCGTAAACAGCAGCAATGCCGAAGTACCCAACCAGGATGTATCGGGCAAAACCCTGATCCGACGCGATTTCTACCAGCGTTCCTACGTGCTCGGCATTCGTTACAAACTGTAA
- a CDS encoding helix-turn-helix domain-containing protein, which translates to MRNRVSTIYDIDDGLIEISMAVAIPFATRQQIAQMRDQGKLYRQISQELGVSYDAVRRICKRQAQQGEEGLVPHYKQCGTKGIRLAAFYHRVSLWLKRAHPLWGAPYIRLQLDARYAMGRLPSIRTLQLWFKAANLTKPRPQLLNTPKVWAEYPHQVWQVDAKEHQRTLDGTKVCWLTVVDEKSGAVLAAPVFPLWPNRSSTLRDHL; encoded by the coding sequence ATGCGCAATAGAGTTAGCACGATTTACGATATTGACGATGGCTTAATCGAAATCAGTATGGCAGTCGCTATTCCATTTGCCACTCGTCAACAAATCGCTCAGATGCGAGATCAAGGCAAACTCTACCGTCAAATCAGCCAAGAACTGGGCGTGAGTTACGACGCCGTTCGGCGCATTTGTAAACGTCAAGCCCAGCAAGGGGAAGAAGGACTAGTACCCCACTACAAGCAATGTGGTACCAAAGGCATCCGATTGGCTGCTTTTTATCATCGAGTTAGTCTGTGGTTGAAGCGGGCACATCCACTCTGGGGCGCTCCTTACATTCGCTTGCAACTCGATGCACGTTATGCCATGGGACGTTTGCCTTCAATTCGTACACTCCAACTCTGGTTCAAGGCGGCTAACCTGACTAAGCCACGCCCCCAATTGCTTAACACACCCAAAGTGTGGGCGGAGTATCCTCATCAAGTCTGGCAGGTTGATGCCAAAGAACACCAACGCACCCTCGATGGTACTAAAGTGTGCTGGTTAACGGTCGTCGACGAAAAGAGCGGAGCGGTGTTAGCCGCCCCGGTTTTCCCCCTATGGCCGAATCGGTCAAGTACCCTTAGAGACCATCTGTGA
- a CDS encoding right-handed parallel beta-helix repeat-containing protein → MKHAFILAALSAALLTGCSKSDDSNSTVTPTPVVKEAVSGEVSGVWEKGSTYKITGHLQISEGQSLTIQEGVTIVFSDSTVKPELIIKGNLYSFGTAANPVKFTVPDEWKTTQNQWGALWGGLIAGPTSAEIVLDNTILEYGGAVTTESSPSVKAGLYKAEAGDHVPALYYSNTNGKLVIVNSQLHNQNEDGFYIEGGKVLIANNKIYTQGISGGDAINIKSGVQADVAFNLVYSPNTNALKLSNSGDRSPQAYVVAYNNTIVNAGWRRPTIKGGSIWVEAGVRADLYNNLLANDRFGVKRDPKNPEDSRTKVSNNLYYGYTQDGVTGFQPSTEILSGTNDIISKTVGDNDPKFVNYPLNTDSRNAVFNTAWDFHLQSGSPALGKGTTSFTRQYADGITVGGKLYQSPAPASYIGALGSN, encoded by the coding sequence ATGAAACATGCATTTATTCTGGCAGCTTTATCGGCTGCCCTGCTGACAGGCTGTTCGAAAAGCGACGACAGCAATTCAACTGTTACACCTACGCCGGTTGTAAAAGAAGCCGTATCGGGCGAAGTGTCGGGAGTTTGGGAGAAAGGGAGTACCTATAAAATCACCGGGCACCTACAGATTTCGGAAGGTCAGTCATTAACCATTCAGGAAGGCGTAACGATTGTTTTCAGCGATTCTACCGTAAAACCAGAACTCATTATCAAAGGGAATTTATACAGTTTCGGTACGGCTGCCAACCCAGTAAAATTTACGGTTCCCGATGAGTGGAAAACAACGCAGAATCAATGGGGGGCACTTTGGGGTGGTCTGATTGCAGGGCCGACCAGTGCCGAAATTGTTCTGGATAATACCATTCTTGAGTACGGCGGGGCCGTTACGACCGAAAGCTCGCCATCCGTAAAAGCGGGCTTATACAAAGCAGAAGCGGGCGACCATGTCCCGGCTCTTTATTACTCGAACACAAATGGCAAACTGGTCATCGTGAATAGTCAGCTTCATAACCAGAACGAAGACGGCTTCTACATCGAGGGCGGTAAAGTATTGATTGCCAATAATAAAATCTATACGCAGGGCATTTCGGGTGGCGACGCCATTAACATTAAATCGGGTGTTCAGGCCGATGTAGCGTTCAACCTTGTCTATAGCCCGAATACGAATGCGCTGAAATTATCGAATTCTGGCGACCGTTCACCCCAGGCGTACGTAGTTGCCTATAACAACACGATTGTCAACGCAGGCTGGCGTCGGCCCACCATTAAAGGCGGATCGATCTGGGTAGAAGCAGGCGTTCGGGCCGACCTCTACAATAACCTGCTGGCCAACGACCGGTTCGGCGTAAAACGCGACCCCAAAAATCCGGAAGATAGCCGGACTAAAGTCAGTAACAATTTGTATTATGGCTATACGCAGGATGGCGTAACGGGTTTTCAGCCATCCACCGAAATTCTATCAGGAACCAACGATATCATTAGTAAGACCGTTGGTGACAACGATCCAAAGTTTGTTAACTACCCACTAAATACCGACTCCAGGAATGCGGTCTTCAACACCGCCTGGGATTTTCACCTGCAAAGCGGTTCGCCAGCTTTGGGGAAAGGGACAACGAGCTTTACCCGGCAATATGCCGATGGTATTACGGTTGGCGGAAAACTTTATCAATCACCGGCACCCGCGTCTTACATCGGCGCTCTCGGGTCAAATTGA